The nucleotide window CATCGAAAAAGGATATCGAGCAAAAGGTGCATGAGCTTTTAGAGCTAGTAAAGCTAAGTGGCTTTGCACATCGCTATCCATCACAGCTATCAGGTGGGCAACGTCAACGTGTTGCACTAGCACGAGCATTAGCAGTGGAACCAAAAATGCTGCTATTAGATGAGCCATTTGGGGCGCTTGATGCAAAGGTTCGAAAGGAATTACGCCGCTGGCTACGCAAATTGCATAATGAAATGCATATAACGAGTGTCTTTGTCACACATGATCAAGAGGAAGCGCTCGATGTAGCAGACCGCATCGTTATTATGAATAAAGGGAAAATTGAGCAAATTGGAACGCCTTCAGAAGTTTATGATAAGCCTGTTAGCCCCTTTGTTTATGACTTCTTAGGCAATGTGAATTTATTCCACGGTCGATTGCAGCAAGGAAAGTTAAATTTAGGTAGCGCCCAGTTGGATGCACCTGATTACCTTGATAAAGATGGGGCGGATGCAGTGGGCTACGTACGACCACATCATTTAAAGGTTGAGCGCATACGACAAAATAAGGATGAAATTGCAGCGAAAATTACCTTTATGCATTCGGTTGGACCTACTTGGCATATTGAAATGCGACGTGAGGATATTGAGGCATATGTCGAAGTGGAGCTGAGCAAAGAGGAGTTTGGACAATTAGATTTAAAAGTTGGAGAAATCGTTTATGTTAGTCCAAAAGAAATGAAAGTGTTTATCCCAGAGGATTTTATCATATAGGGGGGAGTAGCTTGTTAACGTATAATACGTGGGAAAATCCTGAAATATCATTTGAAATTGATGAACAATATAAAGGGGCTTTAGAGGTTATTAAATGGAGCTATGAGCAGTATGGCAAAGATATTGTTTATGCATGCAGCTTTGGTATTGAAGGCATTGTGCTCATTGATTTAATTGCTAAA belongs to Lysinibacillus louembei and includes:
- a CDS encoding sulfate/molybdate ABC transporter ATP-binding protein produces the protein MSIEIREVTKHYGSFQALKNINLTIGKGELVALLGPSGSGKTTLLRMIAGLESIEEGSIAFDGKDLSTVHVNQRDVGFVFQHYALFKHMTVFDNVAFGLNVRKKSLRPSKKDIEQKVHELLELVKLSGFAHRYPSQLSGGQRQRVALARALAVEPKMLLLDEPFGALDAKVRKELRRWLRKLHNEMHITSVFVTHDQEEALDVADRIVIMNKGKIEQIGTPSEVYDKPVSPFVYDFLGNVNLFHGRLQQGKLNLGSAQLDAPDYLDKDGADAVGYVRPHHLKVERIRQNKDEIAAKITFMHSVGPTWHIEMRREDIEAYVEVELSKEEFGQLDLKVGEIVYVSPKEMKVFIPEDFII